One Desmodus rotundus isolate HL8 chromosome 10, HLdesRot8A.1, whole genome shotgun sequence genomic window, TATCCAAGAAAGATCCagaagcaagagaaataaaagccaaaGCTGTCTTAGTCCTGTCCTAGGTAGAGACTATTCGTTTAAGGACATAGGCAATGCTACCTGGTTAACAGTAACAACCATGAGGCCTGGCTGGTCAGTCTAAAACCTGATTCCAGGTTGAAACATGAagggaataataataatcactacaacaacaacaacagtaatagtagtaataatattaataaacaggcacaggaagcaaaatacacagagGGCTTCTGCTAGTCTGCTAGTCCTGGAGTGCATGTGTAAAAATCTcatcaatgtttccttttttaaaattacaattggcattcattattatttcacaTTCATTTCAAGTGTAAAGCACAGCAGTTAaatgattatataatttacaaaacgGCCCCCCAATAATttaagtacccacctgacaccatacacagttatcacaatattactgactatattccctgtgctggactttacatccccatgactgttctgtaactaccaatctgtacttctcaatccctttacttttcacccatcccccaacctctcttctctctggcagccatcagtctgttgtctacatctatgagtctatttctgtttcgtttgttcatgtattttgttttttagactacatatattaagtgaaattattgaatgtttcttttctgaCAAAGCTATCTTCCACATCAATGTAAACCTCTAACCTCAAAGCAGCAAAAGTACTTGAGTAGTCTTTGACTGTTAACATGATCACGATGGCAACCCACCACCAAACATGCTCTCCCCGTTTGACATAAGCTACCTGATGTTCCATGGAAGGGCTATTTGGATCCTGCCACTGAATCTGCAGGTGGGTTGTAAGACGGTCCAGAGATTTGGAATATTAGCACTGTGTGCAGCTGGGAAACTCCATCCCAGAGCCAGGCAACATATACTAAACTACAAGGGAGATCAAAAGCCTGACTCACGTATCCCAAACTTAATCAGGAGTCACATGCCACTCTTCCTATTACTAGGTAAAGAAAGTCCCTCCTGACCTTTAGCACCTCCATATACTTCCAAAGAGCTGACTCAAATTCCTCAGAAGTCTCTGAAATGTATCTCTCCAATTGCTTCTCATACTTAGGAAAATGTTTACAGGTACAACCAACCAGGAAATAACAAAATGTCTTTTAGtaatataatttgtttaaatgaaacatttcttgGAGACTAAGCTGAAGAACCAATAATCCAGAACCAGGAACATCTAAACAAACAAATTTCCCACCAGGGACTTCCACTTCAAGAGACatgtatatactgtatttttaaaagaaataatgtaaaagaCTATATAAAAGATTCTAGCAcattctttttattacaaatatgatgtaccaaaataataaatttactcACTTGTCTTTTAGCTTCTCTCAGTTTTCTTTTGAGTGCTGTCAAAATTCTTTGTACTTCCCATAATCTTTCTTCTTTAGATAAATCCTTTATCCCACCCTGCAGATCTCGATGtaaacaattcaaaagaaactcCTGGAAAACAATAAACCACACACTTCTGATCATTCATATCTTATcatcttaaaataaaaccatGTCATTTATAAAGATATAGAATCAACTGTTTTTCAATTATCactaaaagaatgaaataacagcacaagttattttttaagaatttaccTGAAAAACCATTCTTATTTGTTTTGCCTAGTCATTGGGTTCTCATTAATTTACATTAGAAAACAGAAGTTAATTTACATCCCTTTTCCCAACACAGGATCAAGTAAGAAAtgggagctcagagcaagtggaaagaaaaaaaaaaagcaagcagggATTTGATAACATGCATGCAAATAAAAGATGTAACAATTATCAAATGTAAGCAAATTTCTTATTTAGTCCTGAATTTCTTACTCAGCTTGCCAAATACACATACAACCAAATggcactgttttgttttgttccaagCACAGGATTTGGGGTCAAATCCGGGTTCTATAGCTTAGTAACCATGTGTGTCAgagtaagttatttaaaatatcagtatTCTTATCCATAAAACACAGTCAATAACAGCAACCTTGTCTGGATAAGCTAATATTTTTGGACAGCTTACAATGTGCCTGGCACCATGCTGCATCTTtaatgcattatctcatttattgtAATCTTCACATCAAACCTATGAGAGGGCTCAATTTAAAATGAGATCACTAGGCTTAAAGGGGTTAAGCAATTTGCCTAAAATCAGTCCACTGGAAGCAGAGCAAGAATTTAAAGCCaggttttttatttcaaaacctaTGCTCTCTCCATGATATTCTGACTTAATTGGCATGTTAACATGTGCCTAACAGAGCTCCAGACATACTCTAGAAAGTACTCAGTGAACAAGAGTTCATCTTCATCATTACCATCATCAGTCTCCAAACAGGTTAGAGCAAAAGTAGGCTCTTTAGGGCTACAGCACAGACTGAGCTCACACACCTGTCTTCTGATCTCCTCCTTGATGCTTTCCTGGGTCTCTGGCAGTGTGGGGATAGTGGCCATGTTAGACCAGCGAAGAGGTTTTGTCACTTGCTTTAATATCACATTTCCAAAGAGCTCTTGCACGTGTGTGAAAAACACATACAGGACACGATTgctaatctaagaaaaaaaacatttgcaagaaaactattattttattttatttgtgtctaTTGCATAGTACATCCTTTAATCCCAGACACGTGAATGAAAGTTTTCCTCAGTAGTGACTATACCTGCTTTGCTAATTAGCAGACaatttaaagaagagaataaagaaccctgaaacatcaacccaaaagaacctgtgcaccccaatgttcatagcagcacaatttacaatagccaagtactggaagcaacctaagtgcccatcaacaaatgagtggatccaaaaactatggtatatttacacaatggaattctacacagcagagagaaagaaggagcttataccctttgcaacagcatggatggaactggagagcattatgttaagtcaaataagccagacggtgagggacaaataccatatgatctcacctttaactggaacataataaatagaaaaaaaaaaaaaagcaaacaaaatataaccagagacattgaagttaagaacaatctaacaatggacaggggggagtggggaggggacagtgaggacaggggattacaggaactactataaaggacacatggacaaaaccaagggggagggtggaggtgggggagggaggggggtttggctggggtggggtggagggatggggagaaaaggcacacaactgtaattgaataacaataaaaaatttttttttaaagttaaaaaaaaagagaagagaatgaaagaatTTGAGTTAAGTCATGTACTTAAGCACCATAAGGAACTAGAAAGGAAAGGATGCAAAAGCTGATGACCATCAATGTTTTCCTTCCTAACCCTatattaactgattttttaaaaatcttacgtctttttaatgttattttgagACCTTGTAACACACACAACTTGGTCTATTGAAGACTATGAAGGCAGTCAGAGCACTTGCAGTTGTAAAGCTGGGCTGAGAGTTTGAGACCTCACTCCAGAAACAAAGCCTTCTGGGTACATGTGCATAGCCAGTGTTTAAATGTTAAGTTCATATGCCAGATCAGGACATTAAGTCGGCTGAAAggctaataaaataaattactttctaCCTACAACTTACCCTTACAACACACTTGAATCTTCTATAATACTATCATCCCTATCAGAGTTATATTATTTACCCAATTCTGAAATCatgactaaaatataaaaatcatctcattttttttttttttgccatttgtgTTTGGCCCATATGATATCAGTaactaaagtaaaagaaaaaacacacgcTCTATGTGAGGGCCAAGTGAGCAGCAATAAATGAAGGCCAAGTACTTCTGTTATAAAGAGATACCAATTAACAGTAACGTCTTCTCAGATTAAGATTCTACAACATGCTTCTCTAGGATCTATCTTTATGAATGGAATCCTCACATTAAATTCCTAATCAAACAAATGTAAGGTCTCTTTGTGCCTGAATCTGATGTGTGATATAAGTAAGCAATAatactatttgaagaaatagctGAGATCTTTAGAATTCTGTAGATGAACTATGTAATGGCAGGTACCATGGGCTCCTCTTCTACTGACGACAGACCACTATTATCAGGAACTGGTTTATAAACCCATACCAAAGACTATAGAATATTCACATTATTATAGCTACAAGCCAATGGGCAAATATGTTCATCATCCTCTATGTTGACATTGTCCatactatgaaagaaaaaaaaaaaaccactattCAGGCTAAACCATTATCTACTTTTGCTGGTTAATTGCTCTGGGTGCAACTAAGCAACCAACGTGTtcccctccagtccccaaggCCAGCATCAGAGGGCAGACGTACCTGAACGGTTGGGCTGAGCACTatagaaatgttctgtatattcatttttgtttccagttCCTTTGCGATAACATGGTCCATGTGCACAATCAGCCAGGAAATCAGAAGATAGTTACATTCTGGCAGTTCTTTCAGTAAGCGTTGGAATTCCTGCACTTTCTCGCTCTCTGTGCTCCTCCCACAAGCCTCTTCAAAGCGAGGCATAAGCTCTTTGGTAAGcagattttctggaagttctcgCAAATACTGCTTCAGCAAACTGGCTACGGTGTTGGGCTCATATTCTTCCAAATTTGGAGACTCCTCTCTGTCATAGGCTGCCTTCAGCTCATCCACCTTTGATTTAATTCCTTAAAAcattcagagagaaagagaatatcgaggaaaaaaaaatcaaacagcttTCTTCACCCTTGtacccacccctggggagagatctgaaaaaagccaatctgacAACAACAAACCTCTAGTTACAGGAGTATTTAGCTGTACAATTCTTCTGTAAACAAGATAATAATGAAACACTGTAATTCAAAGAGGATGAATTTAACCAAAAGCTAAATGATAACGGAAAActcaataatcaaaacaaaagtCATAGCAACCACGAACGCATTACGCAAATATGCCAATCAACTCTGTGGAAAAACTTTAATTTAAAGATAGGTAGATAAAAAACTAACTTACAATCTAAGCATAAAGTCTTGTTCTACATGGGCGGCCAACTGCTTTTTCTAACTAGTCACAAGactgaaaacatgaaaacaactCAGCATATATGCATGCGTCAAAAAACTGTGGGTAATTACATTTCTATCAGTAAAAATTGTATCACAAATGCAAACAGTGAGTTTGCTATCTAAACAAATGTgtggttctttgaaaattatttgccctTAAGTAATCCCCATCTAATTTCTATTTTCAAgtttgaattctttatatattttcttaatctgGAATAGAgctagaacaaaaaaaaagtaaaatttgagttttttaaataaaatcgtTTTGCTTGTCTTACTGGACAGAAAGAAACACTGACACacaaaataaatgcttttcaaacattatataaattgttAAGGCTTTAGTCCAATCTGCATTTCAGTGACATAGTTCAGTGACAGTGACCACTCCTAAGAGTACAATGCAGCCTTCTGttgtttttaatacttaaaacttTAGGCCAATTATCAGAAATAAGCAACAACTTAAGGCTGAGAGATTGTAATGGCAAATGAGAGAATACTAAAGTGTCATCTAATCTGAACAGCCTCTTACACTTAATAACACTGACATCTGGGCTTTGGCATTCCTTATGTGAAAACCTTTTAATGGTATTATAATCAATGTGTAACTCATCTAGCAGTGACAAAATCAGTACTCCAAAGATGAAAATAATGTGAatctcatttttatatctttattttgagggagaaaaattagaaaattaattcccattttcttattattatgAGTGAAACACAGTGAGTGATAACTCTAACTGAAATTCTTGACAAagacttcctttctctctcacatttattttacatatttaattcccccccccccaaaattgcCTACCCAGAAAATTGCACAAGTAAACAATTAGAATGTATTTGGTTTGTTGTTACCCTGGAATTGTTATCAAAATGACTTCCTCTGAAAAACTGGATACTTCAAATAAAGTATCTCAGGTACAGAAAGagcatatgcaaaataatattaacatatatttaaattttaaaactggaaCTTGTATATGAATAAGTGAGAATCAAAAATCTCCAGCAGAAAACAATATTATTAGCATTCAAAAAAAAGTCACAGCTGTAAACTCTGCAGGCCACTGTGTGCTGGGATGCCGCTTACCGCCAGAGCAAAAACGATAAACAACAAATCGATCAAAGCAGGAGTTCAACCCCCAGAGTCGACAGGAACAGCTCCGTTTGAATGCTGTGCCTCACAAACAAAGGAGTTCTGCAACTCTGACTCTCCAAAAGGTACAAACATCAAAAATAGCTCAAAGACAAAAGAATTTTTTGAGCGAAGTTGTAGAACTCTTCACAGAAATTTTCACCTAAACCAAATTTTCTTCATGCCTACCAAACCCATGTAAGAGAAGCAGCTTATGTTAATTCTGTTTAATCctcctttaaaaatcaattcatcATAACATAATCTTAAAAGTCAAAATTTcaaattcatttaaatgtttatttttatgttactaAGAAGTTATAAGTAAATCAAATtcaatttctaatttattttctataaaatagtaCCATTTGAGCCAAAATACTCTTAAATGATAATGTTGTCTATAGGATTACATAAATGGTTTCCCCAATTATCAAAACGTCTGCCTTTTCtcaacaaaacttttttttttaatattttatttacttatttttaaagaggggaagggacggagaaagagagggagagaaatatcaatgtgtggttgcctttcatgtgcccccaactggggacctggtctgcaacccaggcatgtgccctgactgggaattgaacctgtaaccttttggttcataggccagcattcaatccactgagccacacaagccagggctcaacAAAACTCAAATATCAACTCTATTTTGTAGAAATGTATACAAACTAATTAAATGGAAAAACTAAGTCTAATTTCTTCGTAAATTCTAAATGTGTATTACTAACTCATGAAAATATGTGACTAAcaataagttttataaaataaatctctAGTACCAGAATTGAGTCACGGGAATGTAGTGGCTTGAACACATGTTGTCAGAGGTCAGGATTTTCATATTATAGCAACACAAGTCATAGTGGTTTGTATGAAATTCTTTTACTTCAAATAGTATACATTTTGCTTGATTTCAGACACCCAATATGAATTATATTCTTGCCAactatgaaattttaatttcatacgcatgcaacagagaaaaatggaaaatcagtTTCACTGACAGCTGCACATGCTGACAGAAGCATTCACATTTGGGGCCTAACTACTTAGCAAATAACATTTCATGTCCCTTAATCAACTCAGGAAATACATTATATAATTGTGCCAATAAATGTGTCTCTTGACCAAGAAGCATCCTCAGTCCAGATTCCTGCCTTCTCCCACTAACCTCCCTCACAACACAGCCTCTGCTCAGAGAGGGAAGGTAAGAAGAATAAGGCAGAGTCTGAGTGCACACAAGCTTCTTCCCATTCCAGGCTGCCGCAAGCTGTGCTCAACTCATACGTAAATCCTCCTAATGAAAAGGAGTATCATAAAAATCAAATTGccaatacacacatacatacacacagttcAAATGGAAGAATCAAGGAAATGAATAAGCCTTAGGACCATGTCATAATTTTCCTCACAAGTTATTGTTTGTCCTTTCTTTGAAAAAcgaatgcaatatacagatgatgtatcatagaatggtacacttgaaacctatataattttattaaccaatgacatcccaataaattaaaaaatagacaaacaccagaaaaaatggaagtgaagttaatttttaaaaaccatcaagTCCGTGTCCCCAATACCTGAAACTCTGTAGATGCCTTCACACTTCATGCCATACTTCTCTACATAATCTACACATTCACGGAAAACTGCCGGCAGTCGAATACCATCATACATCATGGTCCTCTCTGCTGCATCAGCCAAAGGAATTCCAAAAATGGGTTTGAGATTTGGAACATCAATCTGAGGCACCTCTGGCTCCTGAAttggcttcttctttttcttcttttctttccactgtTTAACAACATCAGCTGCTGTCAAGTCTTTTGACTTCttctctttatgtttttcttctttgtgtttttcttctttatgcttttcctccttgggtttctcttttattttaaaatccttctctttctttttagaaaagcTGGGCTTCTTGAAAACATGGATTCCCTTGGATCTCTTCATTTTGGAAGGACTTTCAGCTTCATCTCCAGAGCTATCCTCCTGAAAGGCAGCATAGCCTTCAGCTGTGAAAGAAATGTGGGGAGTGTAAGTTATATGTTTGTTTAATGTCAAACTGTCCATATGCTTTTTAAGTACAAGACAAAAATGCTCGCTGGCACTAGATACCTAGCTTTTCACATCATGCCCAACCCCTCTTTGGTACTTACTCCCAGCAAAAAACGGGTTTCCTCACCGCTGAAAGATGTCGCAGTGACATCTTCTCCTGACCACAAGAAGGCAACACAGAGAGAGCTGCTTTaggttaattttatatgtgttGTAAGTGGAATTTTGGCAAACCAAG contains:
- the RALBP1 gene encoding ralA-binding protein 1 isoform X2, which translates into the protein MTECFLPPSSSPSEHRRVEHGSGLTRTPSSEEISPTKFPGLYRTGEPSPPHDSLHEPPDIVSDDEKDYGKKKGKFKKKEKRTEGYAAFQEDSSGDEAESPSKMKRSKGIHVFKKPSFSKKKEKDFKIKEKPKEEKHKEEKHKEEKHKEKKSKDLTAADVVKQWKEKKKKKKPIQEPEVPQIDVPNLKPIFGIPLADAAERTMMYDGIRLPAVFRECVDYVEKYGMKCEGIYRVSGIKSKVDELKAAYDREESPNLEEYEPNTVASLLKQYLRELPENLLTKELMPRFEEACGRSTESEKVQEFQRLLKELPECNYLLISWLIVHMDHVIAKELETKMNIQNISIVLSPTVQISNRVLYVFFTHVQELFGNVILKQVTKPLRWSNMATIPTLPETQESIKEEIRRQEFLLNCLHRDLQGGIKDLSKEERLWEVQRILTALKRKLREAKRQECETKIAQEIASLSKEDVSKEEMNENEEVINILLAQENEILTEQEELLAMEQFLRRQIASEKEEIERLRAEIAEIQSRQQHGRSETEEYSSESESESEDEEELQIILEDLQRQNEELEVFCVILQDKEQSFESSNP
- the RALBP1 gene encoding ralA-binding protein 1 isoform X1, which translates into the protein MTECFLPPSSSPSEHRRVEHGSGLTRTPSSEEISPTKFPGLYRTGEPSPPHDSLHEPPDIVSDDEKDYGKKKGKFKKKEKRTEGYAAFQEDSSGDEAESPSKMKRSKGIHVFKKPSFSKKKEKDFKIKEKPKEEKHKEEKHKEEKHKEKKSKDLTAADVVKQWKEKKKKKKPIQEPEVPQIDVPNLKPIFGIPLADAAERTMMYDGIRLPAVFRECVDYVEKYGMKCEGIYRVSGIKSKVDELKAAYDREESPNLEEYEPNTVASLLKQYLRELPENLLTKELMPRFEEACGRSTESEKVQEFQRLLKELPECNYLLISWLIVHMDHVIAKELETKMNIQNISIVLSPTVQISNRVLYVFFTHVQELFGNVILKQVTKPLRWSNMATIPTLPETQESIKEEIRRQEFLLNCLHRDLQGGIKDLSKEERLWEVQRILTALKRKLREAKRQECETKIAQEIASLSKEDVSKEEMNENEEVINILLAQENEILTEQEELLAMEQFLRRQIASEKEEIERLRAEIAEIQSRQQHGRSETEEYSSESESESEDEEELQIILEDLQRQNEELEIKNNHLNQAIHEEREAIIELRVQLRLLQLQRAKSEPQALDDEEPERRAGAVQLPRDSAPETKATKEQPKAGKEQAKPSPSRDRKETPI
- the RALBP1 gene encoding ralA-binding protein 1 isoform X3 — protein: MTECFLPPSSSPSEHRRVEHGSGLTRTPSSEEISPTKFPGLYRTGEPSPPHDSLHEPPDIVSDDEKDYGKKKGKFKKKEKRTEGYAAFQEDSSGDEAESPSKMKRSKGIHVFKKPSFSKKKEKDFKIKEKPKEEKHKEEKHKEEKHKEKKSKDLTAADVVKQWKEKKKKKKPIQEPEVPQIDVPNLKPIFGIPLADAAERTMMYDGIRLPAVFRECVDYVEKYGMKCEGIYRVSGIKSKVDELKAAYDREESPNLEEYEPNTVASLLKQYLRELPENLLTKELMPRFEEACGRSTESEKVQEFQRLLKELPECNYLLISWLIVHMDHVIAKELETKMNIQNISIVLSPTVQISNRVLYVFFTHVQELFGNVILKQVTKPLRWSNMATIPTLPETQESIKEEIRRQEFLLNCLHRDLQGGIKDLSKEERLWEVQRILTALKRKLREAKRQECETKIAQEIASLSKEDVSKEEMNENEEVINILLAQENEILTEQEELLAMEQFLRRQIASEKEEIERLRAEIAEIQSRQQHGRSETEEYSSESESESEDEEELQIILEDLQRQNEELE